Proteins encoded by one window of Elaeis guineensis isolate ETL-2024a chromosome 12, EG11, whole genome shotgun sequence:
- the LOC105054957 gene encoding homeobox protein BEL1 homolog: MMAHESHYAGFSSAGHPAMQSFESNQELFGLQGGMEMLGATSKHQTSNLWRGFMPRDFPEASSKNLMVTTEMVASASPWQVDDSSLRSLFPCEETEQSNRGLSLSLFNPKNSDAIGVPQACYQSDSRDVLLSRAASSHQQQVFMQEGRGFNPQQPFQLKNSKYLGPAKELLNEFCNLGAEISSKKRSQKASQWEEGGPSSSSSSWNRNQPLNSMDLLELQRRKAKLLAMLEEVDRRYRKYCDQMRAVVSSFEAVAREGAATVYSTLASKAMSRHFRCLRDGIVGQIRATRKAIGEKDTVAPGTTRGETPRLKLVDQCIRQQKAFQQAGMLDGHPWRPQRGLPERSVSILRAWLFEHFLHPYPNDVDKHILARQTGLSRSQVSNWFINARVRLWKPMVEDMYLEEVKEQNSQSSNATTTGQQDNTNRKPNPDPVLDQKPAPVQLLNDSDSLSSIINSSHQSDPKNTANARASQHHTQQHQVPRAESFGVASLDFPYGSCGSQNLGGGVSLTLGLQQHSGGGMSLSFSPASQHSLLFSREHIDDDGQQVQFTILDGEAQTLPYRNMMGAQLLHDLAG; encoded by the exons ATGATGGCCCATGAATCCCACTATGCTGGATTCTCTTCTGCGGGCCACCCGGCGATGCAAAGCTTCGAGTCCAACCAGGAGCTCTTTGGCCTCCAAGGTGGGATGGAGATGTTGGGAGCCACCTCCAAGCATCAAACCTCCAACCTATGGAGAGGCTTCATGCCCCGAGACTTCCCCGAGGCATCGAGCAAGAACCTTATGGTCACGACCGAGATGGTGGCGTCGGCAAGCCCCTGGCAGGTGGACGACTCCTCGCTGAGGTCTCTCTTTCCCTGTGAAGAGACCGAGCAGTCCAACAGGGGCCTGTCACTGTCCCTCTTCAACCCGAAGAACTCCGACGCCATTGGAGTGCCTCAGGCCTGTTATCAGAGTGATTCCAGGGATGTGTTGCTCTCGAGAGCAGCAAGTTCTCATCAACAGCAGGTGTTCATGCAGGAAGGGAGGGGTTTTAATCCGCAGCAGCCCTTTCAGTTGAAGAATTCCAAGTATTTGGGCCCAGCTAAGGAGCTTCTGAATGAGTTCTGCAACCTTGGAGCAGAGATCAGCTCAAAGAAGAGGTCCCAAAAGGCAAGCCAATGGGAAGAAGGtggtccttcttcctcttcttcttcatggaatCGGAATCAACCCCTAAATTCTATGGACCTCTTGGAGCTCCAAAGGAGGAAAGCTAAACTGCTTGCCATGCTAGAAGAG GTGGATAGGAGGTACAGAAAATACTGCGACCAGATGAGGGCGGTGGTGTCGTCGTTTGAGGCCGTGGCCAGGGAAGGAGCCGCCACAGTGTATTCGACGCTGGCGTCCAAGGCCATGTCGAGGCACTTCCGGTGCCTGAGGGATGGGATCGTGGGTCAGATACGAGCCACGAGAAAGGCGATCGGAGAGAAGGATACGGTTGCACCAGGGACGACGAGGGGTGAGACGCCACGGCTCAAGCTGGTCGACCAGTGTATACGGCAGCAGAAAGCATTTCAGCAGGCAGGGATGCTCGATGGCCACCCATGGCGCCCCCAGAGAGGCCTCCCCGAACGCTCTGTTTCCATTCTTCGAGCTTGGCTCTTCGAGCATTTCCTTCACcc GTACCCCAACGATGTCGACAAACATATCTTAGCCCGGCAAACTGGACTCTCGAGAAGCCAG GTCTCCAATTGGTTCATAAATGCAAGGGTGAGGCTTTGGAAGCCAATGGTTGAGGACATGTACTTGGAAGAGGTGAAAGAGCAAAACAGTCAGTCCTCCAACGCAACAACTACTGGACAGCAAGACAATACCAACCGTAAGCCTAACCCTGACCCTGTGCTTGATCAGAAGCCAGCACCAGTGCAGCTCCTCAATGATTCAGACTCGCTCTCATCAATCATCAACAGCAGCCACCAAAGCGATCCAAAAAATACGGCAAATGCCAGAGCTTCCCAACATCACACTCAGCAGCATCAGGTTCCGAGGGCAGAGAGCTTCGGTGTTGCCAGCTTGGACTTCCCCTACGGCAGTTGTGGCAGTCAAAACTTGGGAGGTGGCGTGTCCTTAACTTTGGGCCTTCAGCAGCACAGCGGGGGAGGCATGAGCTTATCATTCTCGCCTGCCTCTCAAcactctctcctcttctctagagagcATATAGACGACGACGGCCAACAGGTCCAGTTCACCATCTTAGATGGGGAGGCACAGACCCTTCCTTATAGGAACATGATGGGGGCTCAGTTGCTGCATGACTTGGCAGGATAG